One part of the bacterium genome encodes these proteins:
- a CDS encoding T9SS type A sorting domain-containing protein: protein PSAGLVTLSVFDVTGRTVVAQTMAAGRTGTANLDLRKLDAGVYLVKVATEGYSATQKLVVEH, encoded by the coding sequence GCCGAGTGCCGGGCTGGTTACGTTGAGCGTATTCGACGTGACCGGGCGTACGGTGGTTGCGCAGACGATGGCGGCTGGACGGACTGGAACGGCGAACCTGGATCTGCGGAAGCTGGACGCGGGCGTGTACCTGGTGAAGGTAGCGACCGAGGGTTACAGTGCAACGCAGAAGCTGGTAGTCGAGCACTAG